The sequence AGGCCCAGAGGTCCTTGCGCAGGGCGTACTCCTCCTCGCGCCGCCACTTCGCCGTGAGCAGTTCCACGATCTCGGCGCGGCCGGTGACGAAGGTGTCGCGGTTGCGCCAGACCGAGTCCTGCGAGTAGGCGAGCGAGACCTTCAGCGGGTCGCGGGTGTTCCAGGCGTCCTCGGCCGCCTGGACCTTCAGGGCGGCGGTCTCACGGGTGAAGGGCGGCAGGGGCGGTCGGTCGGCCATGCGGGGTCCTCTCGTAAGGGGGGCTGGAGGGTGGGCAGGAGAGCGGCCTTGAGAACGGGCGTTCTCCGGGGTGGCTGCTAACGTAGAGAACGGTGGTTCTCACGTCAAGACGGCAAGGAGTGAGCCGGTACATGGAGAGCGCGGTCGCCAGGGAACAGGCCCTGGACGCGGCGGAGACCCTGTTCTACGGACGCGGCATACAGTCCGTCGGGATGGACGACATCCG is a genomic window of Streptomyces sp. NBC_00414 containing:
- a CDS encoding nuclear transport factor 2 family protein — protein: MADRPPLPPFTRETAALKVQAAEDAWNTRDPLKVSLAYSQDSVWRNRDTFVTGRAEIVELLTAKWRREEEYALRKDLWAFDGNRIAVRFQYECRDADGQWWRSYGNELWEFDEHGLMTRREASINDVPIEEKERRIIGRRPDSERGDSFPVA